AGGCCGCCGAGGTGGTGACGTAGACAAACGAAGGGACAAGAAAGCTACACGACCGGTAAAGTTCACAcctctaattatgcctgttgtcaaaattttgacacagatccAGGATCAACACTACCTTCAGTGGCTAAGACCCTTGCATTCGTCGCCTAACGTGCgtgacaaaaacaaatattgctgattccacaaggatcatggCCATTACACAGAGGATTGTCGAGACCTGAAAGGGCAGATAGAGGAgttgatacagaaaggaaaGCTTCAGAAGTATGTGAAGAAGGGCGAATCCAGCAGGTTCAGAGACGGCAACAAGAGCCAATGTGAATCCTCATCCAAAGATGAGATTCGTCCATCCCAAACACCGCAGGatgtgatcggggagataagcacAATCATAGGGGGGCCATCCATGGGGGGATCATACAAGTCTCTCAAGAAAACATGCCAGAGGCAAGTAAACAGCGTCCATATGGAACCTCTATTAAAGCAAAGACGGACAAACCaggatatattttttaatgaagagGATGCTCGGGGAGTAAGGTAGCCGCATAATGACCCCTGGTCATAATCCTCACAATCGAAGGATTTAACACTAAGAGGGTTCCTCGTAGACAACGGCAGCTACGCAGACATCATGTACTTACCGACCTTCCAACAGTTAAAACTAGATCCTGGTAGATTGCATCCATTCGAttcccccctcgtcagcttcaGTGGAGACAGGGTATACCCCAAGGGCATTGTGACGCTGAAAGTCACAATAGGAGCCTACCCGAAGCAACAGACCCATCACCTGGACTTCCTGGTGGTAGATTGCCCCTCCTCATAtaatgtgatcattgggagaCCCACCCTCAACAGGTGGAAAGAAGCTACGTCCAGCTACTGCCTAAAGGTCAAATTCCCAACCGAAGACGGAGTCGGcgaggtaaaaggagaccaagtctTGGCCCGGGAATGCTACCAGGCCGTGCTGGCTACAGGGGAAAACCACACGTGGACGATCGAGGAAGGCAAAGAAGACAAAGTAGAGGATCTAGAAACAGTAGAACTCGTCGAGGGGGAATCTGCAAAGGTGGCGAGGATAGGAACAACCTTAAGCCTCGAGATGAAGAACAGACTCGTCCAATTCCTTAAAGAAAACttggacgtatttgcatggagtcacgaggatatgcccGACATACCACGACAAGTAATCCAGCACGAGTTGAACATAGATCCCGAGAAGAAACCCATCCAACAAAGACAACGATTCTTTGCCCCTgaacgaaaccaagcaatcacCGATGAAGTTAATAGGTTGTTGCAGGAAA
The sequence above is drawn from the Castanea sativa cultivar Marrone di Chiusa Pesio chromosome 5, ASM4071231v1 genome and encodes:
- the LOC142634972 gene encoding uncharacterized protein LOC142634972 yields the protein MYLPTFQQLKLDPGRLHPFDSPLVSFSGDRVYPKGIVTLKVTIGAYPKQQTHHLDFLVVDCPSSYNVIIGRPTLNRWKEATSSYCLKVKFPTEDGVGEVKGDQVLARECYQAVLATGENHTWTIEEGKEDKVEDLETVELVEGESAKVARIGTTLSLEMKNRLVQFLKENLDVFAWSHEDMPDIPRQVIQHELNIDPEKKPIQQRQRFFAPERNQAITDEVNRLLQENFI